A genomic region of Pseudomonas sp. KU43P contains the following coding sequences:
- the gltR gene encoding two-component system response regulator GltR: protein MSTAGKSILMVDDDQEIRELLQTYLSRCGLQVHAEADGQGFRRALENTACDLVILDVMLPDEDGFSLCRWVRQHPRQSRVPIIMLTASSDEADRVIGLELGADDYLGKPFSPRELQARIKALLRRAEFGQAAPPSAVLAFDEWRLDTVSHRLFHRDGEEVILSGADFALLKLFLDHPQQILDRDTIGNATRGREPMPLDRIVDMAVSRLRQRLRDTDKPPRLIRTVRGSGYLLAAHVCCAS from the coding sequence TTGAGCACTGCCGGTAAATCGATCCTGATGGTCGACGACGACCAGGAAATTCGCGAGCTCCTGCAAACCTACCTGAGCCGCTGCGGCCTGCAGGTGCATGCCGAAGCCGACGGCCAGGGCTTTCGCCGGGCGCTGGAAAACACCGCGTGCGACCTGGTCATCCTCGATGTGATGCTGCCCGACGAAGATGGCTTCAGCCTCTGCCGCTGGGTGCGCCAGCACCCCCGCCAGTCGCGGGTACCGATCATCATGCTGACGGCCAGTTCCGACGAAGCCGACCGTGTCATCGGCCTGGAGCTGGGTGCCGACGACTACCTCGGTAAGCCTTTCAGCCCGCGCGAGCTGCAGGCACGAATCAAGGCCCTGCTGCGCCGCGCGGAGTTCGGCCAGGCAGCGCCGCCCAGCGCCGTACTGGCCTTCGATGAGTGGCGCCTGGACACGGTCAGCCATCGCCTGTTCCACCGTGACGGTGAAGAGGTGATTCTCTCGGGCGCCGACTTTGCCCTGCTCAAGCTGTTTCTCGATCACCCCCAGCAGATCCTCGACCGCGATACCATCGGCAACGCCACCCGTGGCCGCGAGCCGATGCCGCTGGACCGCATCGTCGACATGGCCGTCAGCCGCCTGCGCCAGCGGCTGCGTGATACCGACAAACCACCCCGGTTGATTCGCACTGTGCGTGGCAGTGGCTACCTGTTGGCGGCGCATGTCTGCTGTGCGAGCTGA
- a CDS encoding ATP-binding protein: MSAVRAERRWRLLPRSLLGRMLLLTLLVVLLAQGLSSVIWVAQLRASQLQGLRASASSLAHSMSASVSYFRSLPVGYRPMVLDQLRSMGGTRFFVSLNDKPLDMPVLPVTPRKQAVIDVFQQVLHERLGAQMDISVEFVGPDDLRIFNSGLKLDELPRSWAHYSLTLEPLNPPVLVTQIRLGEGEWLYIASLLPEPYTSLEAERLPRQQIGFIVLTTALLLLFIGLLVHWQSWPLKRLARAARELSLGADVAPVAEGGGSEVVEVGRAFNSMRERISRYLTERSQLFSAISHDLRTPITRLRLRVELLEDERLQAKFSQDLDELELLVKGALQCVKDTDIHENIEPIDLNQVLEILAEPYLGDGRITVEGQALAPYPGKPLAVRRCIGNLIDNAIKYGERARLRIIDSAEAFVLQVDDQGPGVPQQRLEQVFEPHFRLAGQQQGYGLGLGIARNIAHSHGGEVSLLNLREGGLRVTLYLPRGVD, translated from the coding sequence ATGTCTGCTGTGCGAGCTGAGCGGCGCTGGCGCCTGTTGCCACGCTCGTTGCTGGGGCGGATGCTGCTGCTGACCCTGCTGGTGGTGCTGCTGGCCCAGGGGCTGTCCAGCGTGATCTGGGTTGCCCAACTGCGTGCCAGCCAGTTGCAGGGCTTGCGCGCCAGCGCCAGCAGCCTGGCCCATTCCATGAGCGCCAGTGTCAGCTACTTCCGCTCCTTGCCCGTGGGCTATCGGCCCATGGTGCTCGACCAGCTGCGCAGCATGGGCGGTACGCGCTTTTTCGTCTCGCTCAACGACAAGCCGCTGGACATGCCGGTATTGCCCGTCACGCCGCGCAAGCAGGCGGTCATCGACGTGTTCCAGCAAGTGTTGCACGAACGCCTGGGCGCGCAGATGGACATCTCGGTAGAGTTCGTCGGCCCGGATGACCTGCGCATCTTCAACAGTGGCTTGAAGCTCGACGAACTGCCTCGCTCCTGGGCGCACTATTCCCTGACGCTGGAACCGCTCAACCCGCCCGTTCTGGTTACTCAGATTCGCCTCGGCGAGGGCGAGTGGTTGTACATCGCATCGCTGTTGCCCGAGCCGTACACCAGCCTTGAGGCCGAACGCCTGCCGCGCCAGCAGATCGGCTTCATCGTGCTGACCACCGCCTTGCTGCTGCTGTTCATCGGCCTGCTGGTGCACTGGCAGAGCTGGCCGCTCAAGCGCCTGGCCCGCGCCGCCCGCGAACTGTCGCTAGGCGCCGATGTGGCGCCGGTGGCCGAGGGAGGCGGCAGCGAGGTGGTCGAGGTGGGGCGGGCCTTCAACAGCATGCGCGAGCGCATCAGCCGTTACCTTACCGAGCGTTCGCAGTTGTTCAGCGCGATCTCCCATGACCTGCGCACGCCGATCACGCGGTTGCGGCTGCGTGTGGAACTGCTGGAGGACGAACGTCTGCAGGCCAAGTTCAGCCAGGACCTGGACGAGTTGGAACTGCTGGTCAAAGGCGCGCTGCAATGCGTTAAGGACACCGATATCCACGAGAACATCGAGCCGATCGACCTCAATCAGGTGCTGGAAATCCTCGCCGAGCCGTACCTGGGCGATGGCCGCATCACGGTCGAGGGCCAGGCCCTGGCGCCGTACCCGGGCAAGCCGCTGGCGGTGCGGCGGTGCATCGGCAACCTGATCGACAATGCCATCAAATATGGTGAACGGGCCCGCCTGCGCATCATCGACAGCGCCGAAGCCTTTGTGCTGCAGGTCGATGACCAGGGGCCGGGCGTTCCGCAACAGCGCCTGGAGCAGGTGTTCGAGCCGCATTTCCGGCTGGCCGGTCAGCAGCAGGGTTATGGCCTGGGCCTGGGGATCGCGCGCAACATCGCCCACAGCCATGGCGGTGAGGTGAGTTTGCTGAACTTGCGCGAGGGTGGGTTGCGGGTGACGTTGTACCTGCCGCGGGGCGTCGACTGA
- a CDS encoding glucokinase: protein MKDLLVGDIGGTNARFAMWRGNQLHEVKVFATADYTSPEQAIEAYLDDQGIARGGLSAVCLAVAGPVDGDEFRFTNNHWRLSRSAFCKTLQVERLMLINDFSAMALGMTRLKPGEYREVCPGQADPVRPALVIGPGTGLGVGSLLRLGEQRWLALPGEGGHVDLPVGNAREVAIHQQIHQQIGHVSAETVLSGGGLVRLYQAICALDGDTPRHKTPAQITDAALSGEPGALAVVEQFCRFLGRVAGNNVLTLGARGGVYIVGGVIPRFAELFLRSGFSASLADKGCMSGYFAGVPVWLVTAEFSGLLGAGVALQQALEH from the coding sequence ATGAAAGACTTGCTGGTTGGCGACATCGGTGGCACCAACGCCCGCTTTGCCATGTGGCGCGGCAACCAGCTGCATGAGGTGAAGGTCTTCGCCACGGCGGACTACACCAGCCCCGAGCAGGCTATCGAGGCGTACCTGGATGACCAAGGCATTGCCCGCGGTGGATTGTCGGCGGTATGCCTGGCGGTGGCCGGGCCGGTCGATGGTGATGAGTTTCGCTTCACCAACAACCATTGGCGGCTGAGCCGCAGTGCCTTCTGCAAGACCTTGCAGGTCGAGCGGCTGATGCTGATCAACGACTTCTCGGCCATGGCCCTGGGCATGACGCGTCTGAAGCCCGGTGAATACCGCGAGGTGTGCCCCGGCCAGGCCGACCCGGTGCGGCCGGCGCTGGTGATCGGCCCGGGCACTGGGCTTGGCGTCGGCAGCCTGCTGCGTCTGGGCGAGCAGCGCTGGCTGGCACTCCCAGGCGAGGGCGGGCATGTGGATCTGCCCGTGGGCAATGCCCGCGAGGTGGCGATCCATCAGCAGATACACCAGCAAATCGGCCACGTCAGCGCCGAGACAGTGCTCAGTGGTGGTGGCCTGGTGCGCCTGTACCAGGCCATTTGTGCGCTGGACGGTGACACACCACGACACAAGACGCCTGCGCAGATTACCGATGCCGCCTTGAGCGGCGAGCCAGGGGCGTTGGCGGTGGTCGAGCAGTTCTGCCGCTTCCTCGGACGGGTAGCCGGTAACAATGTGCTGACCCTGGGCGCGCGGGGTGGGGTCTATATTGTCGGCGGCGTGATTCCGCGTTTTGCCGAGCTGTTCCTGCGCAGTGGCTTTTCTGCGAGCCTTGCCGACAAGGGCTGCATGAGCGGGTACTTCGCCGGGGTGCCGGTGTGGCTGGTGACGGCGGAGTTTTCCGGGTTGCTGGGCGCAGGGGTGGCCTTGCAGCAGGCGCTGGAGCATTGA
- a CDS encoding AGE family epimerase/isomerase, translating into MDHLDFPTEPWLIAEGQRLLAFAKASRVPLGFASLDANGELAPLAAAETLITARMTHSFALAHLQGEPDCLALVEHGVAALRGPLHDGQNGGWFTTPFGHPDQRKAAYLHAFVALAASSAVVAGAQGAQGLLVDAIRVIEAHFWSEEEGALHESFATDWLQPEAYRGANSNMHALEAFLALADVTGDTLWLDRALRIAERIIHRHAAANGYRVIEHFDAHWQPLPDYNREHPADHFRPYGTTPGHAFEWARLLLHLEAARRLAGLEAPEWLLGCARGLFDSACRLAWGVDGEAGLVYTLDWDDRPRVRERLHWVHAEACASAVALLRRTGEQPYAQWYRRFWRFIDRHFIDRSAGSWHHQLDPANQPAGTIWAGKPDLYHAYQAVLLPRLALAPSLACNVTKR; encoded by the coding sequence ATGGACCACCTGGATTTTCCCACCGAGCCCTGGCTCATTGCCGAAGGCCAGCGCTTGTTGGCTTTCGCCAAGGCCTCGCGGGTACCCCTCGGCTTCGCCAGCCTTGATGCGAACGGCGAGCTGGCACCTTTGGCCGCAGCCGAAACGCTCATCACCGCCCGCATGACCCACAGCTTCGCCCTGGCCCACCTGCAGGGCGAGCCCGATTGCCTGGCCTTGGTCGAGCATGGCGTAGCCGCCTTGCGTGGGCCTTTGCACGATGGCCAGAACGGTGGCTGGTTCACCACGCCCTTCGGGCACCCCGATCAGCGCAAGGCCGCCTACCTGCATGCCTTCGTCGCCCTGGCCGCCAGCTCCGCCGTGGTGGCCGGCGCACAGGGCGCGCAAGGGTTGCTGGTGGATGCGATCCGCGTCATCGAGGCGCATTTCTGGAGTGAGGAAGAAGGCGCGCTGCACGAGTCATTCGCCACGGACTGGCTGCAGCCCGAGGCCTACCGCGGCGCCAACAGCAACATGCACGCCCTTGAGGCGTTTCTGGCGCTGGCCGACGTCACTGGCGACACCCTCTGGCTCGATCGCGCCCTGCGCATCGCCGAGCGCATCATTCACCGCCACGCCGCCGCCAACGGATACCGTGTCATCGAGCATTTCGACGCGCACTGGCAACCCTTGCCCGACTACAACCGCGAACATCCCGCCGACCACTTCCGCCCCTATGGCACCACCCCAGGCCATGCCTTCGAGTGGGCGCGCCTGCTTCTGCACCTGGAGGCGGCGCGGCGCTTGGCTGGGCTCGAAGCGCCCGAGTGGTTGCTGGGCTGTGCCCGTGGCCTGTTCGACAGTGCCTGCCGGCTGGCGTGGGGCGTCGATGGCGAAGCAGGCCTGGTCTACACCCTGGATTGGGATGATCGGCCACGGGTGCGCGAGCGCCTGCATTGGGTGCATGCCGAAGCCTGCGCCAGTGCCGTGGCCCTGCTGCGGCGCACTGGCGAGCAACCCTACGCGCAGTGGTATCGCCGCTTCTGGCGGTTCATCGACCGCCATTTCATCGACCGCAGCGCCGGTAGCTGGCATCACCAGCTCGACCCAGCAAATCAGCCAGCCGGCACCATCTGGGCCGGCAAGCCGGACCTTTACCACGCCTATCAGGCCGTACTGCTGCCAAGGCTCGCGCTGGCACCCAGCCTGGCGTGCAATGTAACCAAACGATGA